A genomic segment from Burkholderia plantarii encodes:
- a CDS encoding APC family permease produces MQNQGKFQKNLSLTDLTFIGLGAIFGSGWLFAASHVASIAGPAGVFSWVLGGFAVLLLGVIYCELGAALPRAGGVVRYPVFSHGPLLGYLMGLITLIAFSSLIAIEVVAARQYAAAWFPSLTVPGSNAPTTIGWLLQFALLCLFFRLNYSSVKTFALANNIISLFKFVVPISVIVVLFVFFKPHNLRVAGFAPFGMSGVEMAVSAGGVIFAYLGLTPIISVASEVRNPQRTIPFALILSVLLSTLIYVLLQLAFLGGIPTDMLAHGWGGIDHAFSLPYRDIATVLGIGWLAYMVVADAMISPSGCGNIYMNATPRVIYGWAKTGTFFRVFTRIDEATGIPRAGLWLTLALSVFWTLPFPSWDVLINVVSAALVLSYAVAPVSVAALRRTAPDLPRPFRASALGVLGPVSFIIAALIVYWSGWGTVSWLLGLQIVLFFVYLACGRFVPTDQLSLGEQVRSSAWLIAFYALIIGASYLGSFGGIGVLTHPLDTVVVAVIAIVIYYWGAATGVPAGRLRLDDDE; encoded by the coding sequence ATGCAAAACCAGGGCAAATTCCAGAAAAATCTGTCGCTGACGGATCTCACCTTCATCGGCCTCGGCGCGATCTTCGGCTCGGGCTGGCTGTTCGCCGCGAGCCACGTGGCCAGCATCGCCGGTCCGGCCGGCGTGTTCTCGTGGGTGCTCGGCGGCTTCGCGGTGCTGCTGCTCGGCGTCATCTACTGCGAACTCGGCGCGGCGCTGCCGCGCGCGGGCGGCGTGGTGCGCTACCCGGTGTTCTCGCACGGGCCGCTGCTCGGCTACCTGATGGGCCTCATCACGCTGATCGCGTTCTCGAGCCTGATCGCGATCGAGGTGGTGGCGGCGCGCCAGTACGCGGCCGCCTGGTTTCCGTCGCTGACCGTCCCGGGCTCGAACGCGCCCACCACGATCGGCTGGCTGCTGCAGTTCGCGCTGCTCTGCCTGTTCTTTCGGCTCAACTATTCGAGCGTGAAGACCTTCGCGCTGGCCAACAACATCATCAGCCTGTTCAAGTTCGTCGTGCCGATCTCGGTGATCGTCGTGCTGTTCGTGTTCTTCAAGCCGCACAACCTGCGGGTGGCCGGCTTCGCGCCGTTCGGCATGTCGGGCGTGGAGATGGCGGTGTCGGCGGGCGGCGTGATCTTCGCCTATCTCGGCCTCACGCCGATCATCTCGGTGGCGAGCGAGGTGCGCAATCCGCAGCGCACGATCCCGTTCGCGCTGATCCTCTCGGTGCTGCTCTCCACGCTGATCTACGTGCTGCTGCAGCTGGCGTTCCTGGGCGGCATTCCCACCGATATGCTCGCGCACGGCTGGGGCGGCATCGACCACGCGTTCTCGCTGCCGTACCGCGACATCGCCACGGTGCTCGGCATCGGCTGGCTCGCCTACATGGTGGTGGCCGACGCGATGATCTCGCCGAGCGGCTGCGGCAACATCTACATGAACGCGACGCCGCGCGTGATCTACGGCTGGGCCAAGACCGGCACGTTCTTCCGCGTGTTCACGCGGATCGACGAGGCCACCGGCATCCCGCGCGCGGGGCTGTGGCTGACGCTCGCGCTGTCGGTGTTCTGGACCCTGCCGTTTCCGTCGTGGGACGTGCTGATCAACGTGGTGTCGGCCGCGCTGGTGCTGAGCTACGCGGTCGCGCCGGTATCGGTGGCCGCGCTGCGCCGCACCGCGCCGGACCTGCCGCGGCCGTTCCGCGCCAGTGCGCTCGGCGTGCTCGGCCCGGTGTCGTTCATCATCGCGGCGCTGATCGTCTACTGGTCGGGCTGGGGCACGGTGTCCTGGCTGCTCGGCCTGCAGATCGTGCTGTTCTTCGTCTATCTCGCCTGCGGGCGCTTCGTGCCCACCGACCAGCTGAGCCTCGGCGAGCAGGTGCGCTCGTCGGCCTGGCTGATCGCGTTCTATGCGCTGATCATCGGCGCATCGTACCTGGGCAGCTTCGGCGGCATCGGCGTGCTGACGCATCCGCTCGATACCGTGGTGGTGGCCGTGATCGCGATCGTCATCTACTACTGGGGCGCCGCCACGGGCGTACCCGCCGGCAGGCTGCGGCTCGACGACGACGAATGA
- a CDS encoding Ldh family oxidoreductase, whose product MSIADDVILSLDEVDTLARRVLTHHGMSDANARAIAGVIAQGQRDECHSHGLYRLIVCVRSLRSGRVDPRAVPTLRRVAGSVIEADAHGGYSLPAFELGLPALVEAAREQGLAALTIRHCYHFSALWPEVEAIAAHGLAGIAMCPSHAWVAPAGGTRPVFGTNPIAFAWPRPDGQPPYVFDFATSAIARGDIELHARQNRSIPDDWALDEAGRPTTDPHAALRGAMRTFGGHKGSALSTMVELMAGALIGDLTSAESLEYDGGAGASPYHGELLLAFDPEVFAGDACEAGRASGERVLREIAAQGARLPSQRRFTARARSLEHGVKVPRALYEEILALLD is encoded by the coding sequence ATGAGTATTGCCGACGACGTGATCCTCTCGCTCGACGAGGTCGATACGCTGGCGCGCCGCGTGCTGACGCACCACGGCATGTCCGACGCGAACGCGCGCGCGATCGCCGGCGTCATCGCGCAGGGCCAGCGCGACGAGTGTCACTCGCATGGCCTCTACCGGCTGATCGTCTGCGTGCGCTCGCTGCGCAGCGGCCGCGTCGATCCGCGCGCGGTGCCCACGCTGCGGCGCGTGGCCGGCAGCGTGATCGAGGCCGACGCGCACGGCGGCTACTCGCTGCCGGCGTTCGAGCTGGGGCTGCCGGCGCTGGTCGAGGCGGCGCGCGAGCAGGGACTCGCGGCGCTGACGATCCGCCACTGCTATCACTTCTCGGCGCTCTGGCCCGAGGTGGAGGCGATCGCCGCGCACGGCCTGGCGGGCATCGCGATGTGCCCGAGCCACGCCTGGGTGGCGCCGGCGGGCGGCACGCGGCCCGTGTTCGGCACCAATCCGATCGCGTTCGCGTGGCCGCGCCCGGACGGCCAGCCGCCCTACGTGTTCGATTTCGCCACCAGTGCGATCGCGCGCGGCGACATCGAGCTGCACGCGCGGCAGAACCGGTCGATCCCCGACGACTGGGCGCTCGACGAGGCGGGGCGGCCGACCACCGATCCGCACGCGGCGCTGCGCGGCGCGATGCGCACGTTCGGCGGCCACAAGGGTTCGGCGCTGTCCACCATGGTGGAGCTGATGGCGGGCGCGCTGATCGGCGACCTGACGAGCGCCGAGTCGCTCGAATACGACGGCGGCGCGGGTGCCTCGCCGTATCACGGCGAGTTGCTGCTGGCGTTCGACCCCGAGGTGTTCGCCGGCGACGCGTGCGAGGCCGGCCGCGCGAGCGGCGAGCGCGTGCTCCGCGAAATCGCCGCGCAGGGCGCGCGCCTGCCGTCGCAGCGGCGCTTCACGGCGCGGGCGCGCAGCCTCGAGCATGGCGTGAAGGTGCCGCGTGCGTTGTATGAGGAAATTCTGGCCTTGCTCGATTGA